From a single Streptomyces sp. NBC_01264 genomic region:
- a CDS encoding winged helix-turn-helix transcriptional regulator, whose product MATPGLPRPIAKDLSRVTEALDMLSPRWSVWTLMTLGEQPLRYTDIKTRLPMLFDAQLSARLTTLTADGLVDRHEETVRHVTYRLSVRGRSLGTVIAALATYGDTHLDKISKPNRTTGELEPERIPAAQNAEDALKLITPKYATSLLWALRYQGSASGRQLADVVLDHASTTAPIYQPLRQLVEDGLVDRLGHSSYQLSRQSNSQELWIS is encoded by the coding sequence GTGGCTACCCCCGGCCTGCCCCGCCCCATCGCGAAGGACCTGTCCCGCGTCACCGAGGCACTCGACATGCTCAGCCCCCGCTGGAGCGTGTGGACCCTGATGACCCTGGGCGAACAGCCCCTGCGCTACACCGACATCAAGACACGCCTCCCCATGCTCTTCGACGCCCAGCTCTCCGCACGGCTGACCACCCTGACCGCTGACGGACTTGTCGACCGGCACGAGGAGACCGTCCGCCACGTCACCTACCGGCTCTCCGTGCGCGGACGCAGCCTGGGAACGGTCATCGCCGCCCTGGCCACCTACGGCGACACCCACCTGGACAAGATCTCCAAGCCCAACCGGACCACAGGCGAACTGGAGCCCGAGCGGATACCCGCGGCCCAGAACGCCGAGGACGCACTCAAGCTGATCACCCCCAAATACGCCACCTCCCTGCTGTGGGCCCTCCGCTACCAGGGCAGCGCCTCGGGCCGACAGCTCGCCGACGTCGTCCTGGACCACGCCAGCACCACCGCCCCGATCTACCAGCCGCTGCGCCAGCTCGTCGAGGACGGCCTCGTCGACCGACTCGGCCACAGCAGTTACCAGCTCTCCCGCCAGAGCAATAGTCAAGAGTTGTGGATCAGCTGA
- a CDS encoding DUF6238 family protein: MTPPTPLPDSHPYLRAATAGIRHHARGLIPSAPVPADRVHLDTVHAHLTALHHLLDQLTDTTRTTWPTAGRHLAGAHTRLWQAAAEVHDAFHTLPATTAAPGAAEECDPDRLPEGPPVLTICQRHLTAGHAIRRKTTPADLRGHVTHCGR; the protein is encoded by the coding sequence GTGACACCCCCCACCCCGCTGCCCGACTCACATCCCTATCTGCGCGCCGCCACCGCCGGTATCCGCCACCACGCCCGCGGCCTGATTCCCAGCGCTCCAGTGCCCGCCGACCGGGTCCATCTCGACACCGTGCACGCCCACCTCACGGCGCTCCATCACCTCCTCGACCAGCTCACCGACACCACCCGCACCACCTGGCCGACCGCTGGCCGTCACCTCGCCGGCGCCCACACCCGCCTGTGGCAGGCCGCAGCCGAAGTCCACGACGCCTTCCACACCCTCCCGGCGACAACCGCCGCCCCCGGCGCGGCTGAGGAGTGTGATCCGGACCGGCTTCCCGAGGGCCCGCCCGTGCTGACCATCTGCCAGCGCCACCTCACTGCCGGCCACGCCATCCGGCGCAAGACGACCCCTGCCGACCTGCGCGGTCACGTCACCCACTGCGGGCGATGA
- a CDS encoding DUF4913 domain-containing protein — protein MSESTDPDQRRLEPIRLPDTELDNLEASVRRLMDQSAEQARLLDTLSAEPLPGMSPFAGMPMPGSRSMPEPPPEPRFILALDGEEYEAELDALTDWVQDVLLDVYGAEVTTSAPWCQQWQEHLDVVGWLHALWMAYQQHMEPEAGLSGPAVWHRDFLTHTMAAVRAPGGPLSACMTDPSRPSHRLLPGPKAPTPAAEANGPQGVS, from the coding sequence ATGTCTGAATCCACCGATCCTGATCAGAGGCGGTTGGAGCCGATCAGGCTGCCGGACACAGAGCTGGACAACCTGGAGGCCTCGGTGCGCCGGCTGATGGACCAGTCGGCCGAGCAGGCCCGCCTTCTGGACACGCTCTCCGCCGAACCGCTCCCGGGGATGTCCCCGTTCGCCGGCATGCCGATGCCGGGCTCGCGCTCGATGCCGGAACCACCGCCCGAGCCGCGCTTCATCCTCGCCCTCGACGGCGAGGAGTACGAGGCCGAGCTCGACGCCCTCACCGACTGGGTCCAGGACGTTCTCCTCGACGTCTACGGCGCGGAGGTCACCACGTCGGCGCCCTGGTGCCAGCAGTGGCAGGAGCATCTTGACGTCGTGGGCTGGCTCCACGCCCTGTGGATGGCCTACCAGCAGCACATGGAACCCGAGGCAGGTCTGTCCGGTCCGGCCGTCTGGCACCGCGACTTCCTCACCCACACCATGGCCGCGGTGCGCGCCCCGGGCGGGCCCCTCTCGGCGTGCATGACCGATCCGAGCCGACCCTCCCACCGATTGCTGCCGGGGCCGAAGGCTCCCACGCCGGCCGCGGAGGCGAACGGGCCTCAAGGGGTGTCGTGA
- a CDS encoding GNAT family N-acetyltransferase, producing the protein MRAGASHTLSTQHTGPTQIRRTGAADWPLMDAFHRGCAENSLHRRWGHTQIRQRDWERLLTLSQCWAATEAGAAIGLVSIGPVRNEPGTVDLGIQVADPHHRRGIGTRLIHTAADHARTAGARTLHAYVERSNHPMLALLRRLGPTVERPDGAHLEVRLPLALLALPAPLQLVRQDLYAHPQGPDRDR; encoded by the coding sequence GTGCGCGCAGGGGCGAGCCACACCCTGAGTACCCAGCACACCGGGCCGACCCAGATCCGCCGGACCGGAGCAGCCGACTGGCCCCTGATGGATGCCTTCCACCGCGGGTGCGCCGAGAACTCGCTGCACCGCCGATGGGGTCACACCCAGATTCGACAGCGCGACTGGGAGCGGTTGTTGACCCTCTCGCAGTGCTGGGCGGCAACCGAAGCCGGCGCCGCCATCGGACTCGTGTCCATCGGCCCGGTCCGCAACGAACCCGGCACCGTTGACCTCGGCATTCAGGTCGCCGACCCGCACCACCGCCGCGGCATCGGGACCCGGCTGATCCACACGGCCGCAGACCACGCTCGGACCGCGGGAGCCCGCACCCTGCACGCGTACGTCGAGCGGTCCAACCACCCGATGCTGGCCCTCCTGCGGCGACTCGGCCCCACCGTCGAGCGGCCCGACGGCGCCCATCTGGAAGTACGGCTCCCGCTCGCGCTCCTTGCTCTGCCGGCCCCTCTCCAGCTCGTCCGACAGGACCTTTATGCCCATCCACAAGGACCCGACCGGGATCGATGA
- a CDS encoding DUF6112 family protein has translation MPTIDRIIYLAYDPGVTPKDGGLPGLSVLKDVVNSINLYGIIAVVGALSVSLAVWAWGHFTGGHNSEANGKKGALVSAGAALGLGAANGAVAFFTTLGSQVK, from the coding sequence ATGCCCACGATCGACCGCATCATCTACCTCGCGTACGACCCGGGCGTCACCCCTAAGGACGGCGGCCTGCCGGGCCTGTCGGTCCTCAAGGATGTCGTCAACTCCATCAACCTCTACGGGATCATCGCCGTCGTCGGTGCCCTCTCGGTCAGCCTCGCCGTCTGGGCCTGGGGCCACTTCACCGGCGGCCACAACAGCGAGGCAAACGGGAAGAAGGGCGCCCTGGTGTCTGCGGGCGCGGCCCTCGGTCTCGGTGCCGCCAACGGCGCCGTCGCCTTCTTCACCACGCTCGGCTCCCAGGTCAAGTAG
- a CDS encoding C40 family peptidase: MRALAAAIGLVCLSPLLLAATAAVAAAGSAGRSTTCNTGFGTDAAAVAKAVEAILGSNGSSSQDVRVEGLELPAEQIPHAKTIVATGISLHVPERGQVVALATAIQESRLRNLDYGDRDSLGLFQQRPSQGWGTPAQIRDPVYASTEFYNALLKVPGWESLTVTQAAQKVQLSGFPNAYAQWEPLARALQQAIVKVLPGGGNPAPGGQPPAAGGCTGGGDFGPIPEGTVPEGYEIPKDAPAKVQSAIRWSMGQLGTMYQWGGTCLASHGPDPMGRCDCSSLTQQSYNAAGITLTRTTYTQVNEGSSMPVSGIKPGDLLFTRPGPNGPEHVAMAIGSAKGTVLAIEAPRTGKPVRIVTQASLGDIIAVRRMVPVP, encoded by the coding sequence TTGAGAGCGCTGGCCGCCGCGATAGGCCTCGTCTGCCTGTCCCCGCTCCTCCTCGCAGCCACCGCAGCCGTAGCGGCGGCGGGCTCCGCCGGACGCTCGACCACGTGCAACACGGGGTTCGGTACCGATGCGGCGGCCGTGGCCAAGGCCGTCGAGGCGATCCTCGGCAGCAACGGCTCTTCCAGCCAGGACGTACGCGTCGAGGGCCTGGAGCTGCCCGCCGAACAGATCCCCCACGCGAAGACCATCGTCGCCACAGGCATCTCCCTACACGTCCCCGAGCGCGGCCAGGTCGTGGCGCTCGCCACCGCGATCCAGGAATCCCGCCTGCGGAATCTGGACTACGGCGACCGCGACAGCCTGGGCTTGTTCCAGCAGCGTCCCAGCCAGGGGTGGGGAACGCCTGCGCAGATCCGCGACCCCGTCTACGCGAGCACCGAGTTCTACAACGCGCTCCTCAAGGTGCCCGGTTGGGAGAGCCTGACCGTCACCCAGGCCGCACAGAAGGTCCAGCTCAGCGGATTCCCCAACGCGTACGCCCAGTGGGAGCCGCTCGCCCGGGCCCTGCAGCAGGCCATCGTCAAGGTCCTGCCCGGCGGCGGAAACCCGGCCCCCGGGGGACAGCCCCCGGCTGCCGGCGGATGCACCGGCGGCGGGGACTTCGGGCCGATCCCCGAGGGCACGGTGCCCGAGGGGTACGAGATCCCCAAGGACGCACCCGCGAAGGTCCAGAGCGCGATCCGCTGGTCCATGGGCCAGCTCGGCACGATGTACCAGTGGGGCGGCACCTGCCTCGCCTCCCACGGCCCGGACCCGATGGGCCGATGTGACTGCTCCAGCCTGACCCAGCAGTCCTACAACGCGGCCGGCATCACCCTCACCCGCACCACGTACACCCAGGTCAACGAAGGTTCCAGCATGCCGGTGTCCGGCATCAAGCCGGGCGACCTGCTGTTCACCCGCCCCGGCCCCAACGGACCCGAGCACGTGGCCATGGCCATCGGCTCCGCGAAGGGCACGGTCCTCGCGATCGAGGCCCCGCGGACTGGAAAACCGGTCCGGATCGTGACCCAAGCCAGTCTCGGCGACATCATCGCCGTCCGGCGGATGGTCCCCGTTCCCTGA
- a CDS encoding SCO6881 family protein: protein MGFCDLPMANKLCSAADLIDFANDPGKAITEGIGNWIAKSVGELAMASADLAVDGITATTKIDLNATWFRDNYETLLPIGLVMLVATMCAQLVRAAIKRDGQALTQAFTGTFMGVLFSFSAIALTTVAIEVVDALSDGLFAAAGTSMEEAVRRSIKASVIGGVAGLGWMVPAFVGIGTAVGAFMFWCVMLMRKVGILVLVTLAVFAGAGGGWEVARRWRRGWIEATATLVVSKLLMTVIFILGISALGDTEGKDGTQALADVMAGIVIMCLVLLAPYATFKFVHWAAEGTDGESIHRAGGAGAQVARQHTEQAARKAATMAATGGAGGAAAGSAAPQGPDSLASGGFPGDVASQSSGGGGQKQGSQEGGGMSPAMDALTKAVQPPPTSPQQDTSGQPGGPSGQQPGGGSPASPDSSGTQWSGRGTGSPPPQGAAPSADAGQATGPAAPTPPPAGN, encoded by the coding sequence ATGGGGTTCTGTGACCTGCCCATGGCGAACAAGTTGTGCTCCGCTGCCGACCTGATCGACTTCGCCAACGACCCCGGCAAGGCGATCACCGAAGGCATCGGGAACTGGATCGCGAAATCGGTCGGGGAACTGGCGATGGCCTCGGCCGACCTCGCCGTCGATGGCATCACCGCCACTACCAAGATCGACCTCAACGCGACGTGGTTCAGGGACAACTACGAGACGCTGCTGCCCATCGGCCTCGTCATGCTCGTGGCGACCATGTGCGCTCAGCTGGTACGTGCCGCGATCAAGAGGGACGGCCAGGCCCTGACCCAGGCGTTCACCGGCACCTTCATGGGCGTGCTCTTCTCGTTCAGCGCCATCGCCCTGACCACGGTCGCGATCGAAGTCGTCGATGCCCTCAGTGACGGGCTCTTCGCGGCGGCCGGCACCTCCATGGAGGAGGCGGTCCGGCGCAGCATCAAGGCCTCCGTCATCGGCGGCGTGGCCGGGCTCGGCTGGATGGTGCCCGCGTTCGTCGGGATCGGCACAGCCGTCGGCGCGTTCATGTTCTGGTGCGTGATGCTGATGCGCAAGGTGGGCATCCTGGTCCTCGTCACGCTGGCGGTCTTCGCCGGTGCCGGCGGCGGCTGGGAAGTCGCACGCCGTTGGCGCCGCGGATGGATCGAGGCCACCGCAACCCTCGTCGTCTCCAAGCTCCTGATGACCGTCATCTTCATCCTCGGCATCTCCGCGCTCGGCGACACCGAGGGCAAGGACGGCACCCAGGCCCTGGCCGACGTCATGGCCGGCATCGTCATCATGTGCCTGGTCCTGCTCGCCCCGTACGCGACGTTCAAATTTGTGCACTGGGCGGCTGAGGGCACGGACGGCGAATCCATTCACCGCGCCGGTGGAGCCGGTGCACAGGTTGCCCGTCAGCACACTGAGCAGGCAGCCCGCAAGGCCGCGACCATGGCCGCGACAGGCGGAGCCGGCGGAGCGGCAGCAGGATCCGCCGCTCCCCAGGGTCCCGACTCGCTCGCAAGCGGCGGGTTCCCCGGCGATGTCGCCTCCCAATCGAGTGGTGGCGGCGGGCAGAAGCAGGGCTCCCAGGAGGGTGGCGGCATGTCGCCCGCGATGGACGCGCTGACGAAGGCGGTCCAGCCTCCGCCGACCAGCCCGCAGCAGGACACCAGCGGACAGCCCGGAGGCCCCTCCGGCCAGCAGCCCGGCGGCGGTTCCCCCGCCAGCCCGGACTCGAGCGGCACGCAGTGGTCGGGCCGCGGCACCGGTTCCCCGCCCCCGCAGGGAGCCGCCCCGTCGGCCGACGCAGGCCAGGCGACCGGACCGGCGGCCCCGACGCCGCCGCCCGCCGGCAACTGA
- a CDS encoding SCO6880 family protein, which yields MTVKFPIRSRRGILLGLTLPQLVLVSITLALLLATVVTSGLLGALALTPIWAAIATLTFVRRQGRSLIDWAPIIVRYAQRRRTGQTMWLARAVSRPRLDGLLHLPGTTASLRVVTPDGSQAAAVHDPQQQTLTAVARVTSRAFALLDPGTQNANVANWGRALASIARTGHVATVQVLERTVPDSGDGLARHWAQHGNAQTPVAGQVYSELLASAGPAAAPHEAYIAISLDLKAAKRLISQAGGGLAGAFTVMATTTSSVSQAARSSGLTVTGWLTAREISAVIRTAYDPKAMSALQQWSPNGRAEADPAAAGPVVQIEESDRLATDSARHATYWVEAWPRTETGAGFLHGLLFSAGVRRSFSLIYAPQALTAALRDVQRRKATIIADVAERRRKGMVDSEEDNVEYTDVKDRERQLIAGHADVALTGLITVSAETDALLDAACAQIETAAVTAQVDLRRLLFQQPDAFALAALPLARAAL from the coding sequence ATGACGGTGAAGTTCCCCATCCGCTCCCGTCGCGGCATCCTCCTCGGCCTCACCCTCCCCCAGCTCGTCCTCGTCTCGATCACCCTCGCGCTGCTGCTCGCGACCGTCGTGACCTCCGGCCTGCTCGGCGCCCTCGCCCTGACACCGATCTGGGCGGCCATCGCCACCCTCACCTTCGTACGCCGCCAAGGCCGGTCCCTGATCGACTGGGCGCCGATCATCGTCCGCTACGCGCAGCGCCGCCGTACCGGGCAGACCATGTGGCTGGCCCGCGCTGTCTCCCGGCCCCGCTTGGACGGACTGCTCCACCTGCCCGGCACCACCGCGTCGCTGCGCGTCGTCACACCGGACGGCTCCCAGGCCGCCGCCGTCCACGACCCCCAGCAGCAGACCCTGACCGCGGTCGCCCGCGTCACCTCCCGGGCGTTCGCGCTGCTCGACCCGGGCACCCAGAACGCGAACGTCGCCAACTGGGGCCGGGCGCTGGCGAGCATCGCCCGCACCGGGCACGTCGCCACCGTCCAGGTCCTGGAGCGCACGGTGCCCGACTCCGGGGACGGGCTGGCCCGTCACTGGGCCCAGCACGGCAACGCCCAGACCCCCGTCGCCGGCCAGGTGTACTCAGAGCTGCTGGCATCCGCCGGACCGGCCGCCGCCCCGCACGAGGCGTACATCGCGATCTCCCTGGACCTCAAGGCCGCCAAGCGCCTCATCTCCCAGGCCGGCGGCGGCCTCGCCGGAGCCTTCACCGTCATGGCCACGACCACGAGCTCGGTCTCCCAGGCCGCCCGCTCCTCCGGACTGACCGTCACCGGCTGGCTGACCGCCCGCGAGATCTCGGCCGTGATCCGCACCGCGTACGACCCGAAGGCCATGTCCGCCCTGCAGCAGTGGTCTCCCAACGGCCGTGCCGAGGCTGACCCGGCCGCCGCCGGTCCCGTGGTTCAGATCGAGGAGAGCGACCGGCTCGCCACCGACTCCGCACGCCACGCCACCTACTGGGTGGAGGCCTGGCCGCGGACCGAGACGGGCGCCGGCTTCCTCCATGGCCTCCTCTTCAGCGCCGGCGTTCGGCGCAGCTTCTCCCTTATATACGCACCGCAGGCCCTCACGGCCGCCCTCCGTGATGTCCAGCGCCGCAAGGCGACGATCATCGCCGACGTCGCCGAGCGGCGCCGCAAGGGCATGGTCGACAGCGAAGAGGACAACGTCGAGTACACCGACGTCAAAGACCGCGAGCGCCAGCTGATCGCCGGCCACGCCGACGTCGCCCTCACCGGCCTGATCACCGTCAGCGCCGAGACCGACGCCCTCCTCGACGCAGCCTGCGCGCAGATCGAGACCGCCGCCGTCACCGCCCAAGTCGACCTGCGGCGGCTCCTGTTCCAGCAGCCCGACGCCTTCGCCCTCGCCGCGCTGCCTCTGGCCCGCGCCGCCCTCTAG
- a CDS encoding IS256 family transposase has product MLSVVNEDGTTESGISLIDEIVREGARRMLAAALEAEVEQYIAELAGQHDERGRRLVVRNGRHRPRSVTTAAGPVEVAAPRVNDKRVDAGTGERERFSSKILAPWCRKSPKVSEVLPLLYLHGLSSGDFVPALEQFLGGTAGLSPATVTRLTKQWTADHAVFQRRDLAETDYVYVWADGIHPKIRLSQTHSCLLVLMGVRVDGTKELIAIAEGLRESTESWADLLRDCRRRGMRDPVLVTGDGAMGLWRALAEVFPAARHQRCWVHKTRNVMNALPKSAQPGARKALQEIYNAEDRTHAQKAVTAFEKTYGAKWPKAVKKITGEVDELLAFYDFPAEHWIHLRTTNPIESTFSTVKLRTKVTRGAGSPTAALAMVFKLVESAQARWRAVTAPHLVALVRAGNRFENGHLVDQDETLAA; this is encoded by the coding sequence GTGCTCAGCGTAGTCAACGAAGACGGCACCACCGAGTCTGGTATCTCTCTGATCGACGAGATCGTCCGGGAGGGCGCCCGGCGGATGCTCGCGGCAGCCCTGGAGGCCGAGGTCGAGCAGTACATAGCCGAGCTCGCTGGCCAGCACGACGAGCGGGGCCGGAGGCTGGTGGTCCGCAACGGCCGTCACCGGCCCCGGTCGGTGACCACGGCCGCGGGACCGGTCGAGGTGGCCGCGCCGCGTGTGAACGACAAACGAGTCGACGCTGGGACCGGCGAGCGGGAACGGTTCTCCTCGAAGATCCTCGCGCCGTGGTGCCGGAAGTCCCCGAAGGTCAGCGAGGTCCTGCCCCTGCTCTACCTCCACGGCCTGTCCTCGGGTGACTTCGTGCCCGCACTCGAGCAGTTCCTCGGCGGCACGGCCGGCCTGTCACCGGCGACGGTGACCCGGCTGACGAAGCAGTGGACAGCAGATCATGCCGTCTTCCAGCGCCGTGACCTGGCGGAAACCGATTACGTCTATGTGTGGGCCGACGGCATCCACCCCAAGATCCGTCTGTCCCAGACCCATTCGTGCCTGCTGGTCTTGATGGGCGTCCGCGTCGACGGCACCAAGGAGCTGATCGCGATCGCCGAGGGGCTGAGGGAGTCCACCGAGTCCTGGGCGGATCTGCTGCGGGACTGCCGCCGGCGCGGCATGCGCGACCCGGTCCTGGTCACCGGCGACGGGGCAATGGGGCTGTGGCGGGCCCTGGCGGAGGTGTTCCCCGCCGCCCGCCATCAGAGGTGCTGGGTTCACAAAACCCGCAATGTCATGAACGCGCTGCCGAAATCCGCGCAGCCCGGCGCGAGGAAAGCCCTCCAGGAAATCTACAACGCCGAGGACCGCACCCACGCCCAGAAGGCGGTCACCGCGTTCGAGAAGACGTACGGGGCGAAGTGGCCGAAGGCGGTGAAGAAGATCACCGGCGAGGTCGACGAGCTGCTGGCGTTCTACGACTTCCCCGCCGAGCACTGGATCCACCTGCGGACCACGAACCCCATCGAATCAACGTTCTCCACAGTCAAGCTCCGGACCAAGGTCACCCGCGGCGCCGGCAGCCCCACCGCCGCCCTCGCCATGGTCTTCAAGCTCGTGGAATCCGCCCAGGCCCGCTGGCGCGCGGTCACCGCACCCCACCTCGTCGCCCTCGTCCGAGCCGGCAACCGCTTCGAGAACGGTCACCTCGTCGATCAGGACGAGACCCTCGCGGCATGA
- a CDS encoding DNA-methyltransferase — protein sequence MPFSLHQGDALSVLATLPDACVDSVITDPPYNSGGRTAKERTSRTARQKYTSNDAKHALPDFTGENMDQRSYSFWLTQIMTEAHRLTKPGGTALLFSDWRQLPTTTDALQAAGWLWRGVLGWHKPQARPQKGRFTQNLEFVIWGSKGALDGSQNEVYLPGLYSASQPSGKERQHITQKPVSVMRELVKICPEQGTVLDFCAGSGSTGVAALLEGRSFIGVEKTAEYSRIAADRLTETLNQTLTREDFILAA from the coding sequence TTGCCCTTTTCCCTTCACCAGGGCGATGCGCTCAGCGTGCTCGCCACCCTGCCCGATGCCTGTGTCGACTCCGTCATCACCGACCCGCCGTACAACAGCGGCGGCCGGACGGCGAAGGAGCGCACGTCCCGTACGGCGCGGCAGAAGTACACCTCCAACGACGCCAAGCACGCTCTGCCGGACTTCACCGGCGAGAACATGGACCAGCGGTCCTATTCGTTCTGGCTGACGCAGATCATGACCGAGGCGCACCGGCTGACGAAGCCGGGCGGCACCGCGCTCCTGTTCAGCGACTGGCGGCAGCTGCCGACCACGACCGACGCCCTGCAGGCCGCTGGCTGGCTGTGGCGCGGCGTCCTGGGCTGGCACAAGCCGCAGGCCAGGCCGCAGAAGGGCCGTTTCACCCAGAACCTAGAGTTCGTCATCTGGGGCAGCAAGGGCGCTCTGGACGGCTCCCAGAACGAGGTCTACCTGCCTGGTCTCTACAGCGCCTCGCAGCCCTCGGGCAAGGAGCGTCAGCACATCACGCAGAAGCCGGTCTCCGTCATGCGGGAGCTCGTGAAGATCTGCCCGGAGCAGGGCACCGTCCTCGACTTCTGCGCTGGCAGCGGCTCCACCGGAGTCGCGGCCCTGCTGGAGGGCCGCAGCTTTATCGGTGTGGAGAAGACCGCCGAGTACAGCCGCATAGCGGCCGACCGGCTTACCGAAACCCTCAACCAGACCCTCACCCGCGAGGACTTCATCCTCGCCGCATGA
- a CDS encoding IS110 family transposase: MLLIGDDWAEDHHDVEVQDGTGRKLAVATLPEGVEGIAKLHALIAKYGGADVDSAEVVVGIETDRGPWVQALIASGYQVFAINPRQVNRFKERYGTSGAKSDKGDAHALADMVRIDRDQLRPVAGDSEQAQAVKVVARAHQTLIWERTRTFQRLRNTLREYFPAALDAYADLALTSTDALELLIKAPTPATAAKLTRPQITAVLTRHRRHNRPQKAATIQTALREEHLGLPEPVTAAYAAAATAHARLLISLNEQIAELERQVKAHFLEHPDAEIYLSMPGIAEITGARVLAEFGDDPTRYDNAKARKNYAGTSPITRASGKSHTVQARYVRNNRLASALQLQAFSALNTSPGARRYYDKQRARDAGYNPALRQVGNRLVGILHGCLKTRTHYDEATAWSHHAQLYPS; this comes from the coding sequence TTGCTGCTGATCGGTGACGACTGGGCCGAAGACCATCACGATGTCGAGGTCCAGGACGGGACGGGCCGCAAGCTGGCCGTCGCGACCCTGCCCGAGGGGGTGGAGGGCATCGCGAAACTGCACGCGCTCATCGCGAAGTACGGTGGCGCGGATGTGGACTCCGCCGAGGTGGTGGTGGGGATCGAGACCGATCGCGGCCCGTGGGTGCAGGCCCTGATCGCCTCCGGCTACCAGGTGTTCGCGATCAACCCGAGGCAGGTCAACCGGTTCAAGGAACGCTACGGAACCTCCGGCGCCAAGAGCGATAAAGGCGATGCGCACGCGCTGGCAGACATGGTCCGTATCGACCGTGACCAGTTGCGGCCCGTCGCTGGAGACAGCGAGCAGGCCCAGGCCGTGAAGGTCGTCGCCCGTGCCCACCAGACACTGATCTGGGAACGCACCCGCACCTTCCAGCGGCTGCGCAATACGCTGCGCGAGTACTTCCCCGCGGCCCTGGACGCCTACGCCGACTTGGCGCTGACCAGCACGGACGCACTGGAGCTGCTGATCAAGGCGCCCACGCCCGCCACCGCGGCGAAGCTGACGCGCCCCCAGATCACCGCGGTCCTGACCCGCCACCGCCGGCACAACCGGCCCCAGAAAGCCGCCACGATCCAGACCGCGCTGCGAGAAGAACACCTCGGTCTGCCCGAACCGGTGACCGCCGCCTACGCGGCCGCCGCGACAGCCCACGCGCGCCTGCTGATCAGTCTGAACGAGCAGATAGCCGAGCTCGAAAGGCAGGTGAAGGCACATTTTCTTGAGCACCCGGACGCTGAGATCTACCTCTCGATGCCCGGCATCGCGGAGATCACCGGCGCCCGGGTGCTCGCCGAGTTCGGGGACGACCCCACCCGCTACGACAACGCGAAGGCCCGCAAGAACTACGCCGGGACCAGCCCTATCACCCGGGCCTCCGGCAAGAGCCACACCGTCCAGGCCCGCTACGTCCGCAACAACCGCCTCGCCTCGGCCCTGCAACTCCAGGCGTTCTCCGCGCTGAACACCTCACCCGGCGCCCGCCGCTACTACGACAAGCAGCGCGCCCGCGACGCCGGCTACAACCCTGCCCTCCGCCAGGTCGGAAACCGCCTCGTCGGCATCCTCCACGGATGCCTCAAAACCCGCACCCACTACGACGAAGCAACCGCCTGGTCACACCACGCCCAGCTCTATCCCTCTTGA